The proteins below come from a single Natrinema sp. SYSU A 869 genomic window:
- a CDS encoding fibronectin type III domain-containing protein: MGDTIDISLGSNRTWVVFVALVAASTALAAPAAAAATGADTSTATDGDDGGPTVRTSWYDVVNETTIVAAANLTDLGNASEASVRLEYRENGTDGSWTATEPRTVNTSDEFVSDLTGLEPSTEYEYRAVAETAAGTDRGESRLFETSYDRPEVTTGDAVEVSADGATLSATVTDLGDGDDVEVWFSYNPADSDAWTSEWEETDPQTVESMGTVTQTVTGLESDTEYDFRANVRNDRGYGYGGGTEQFATTAPFTVDTGPATNVSETNAVLTGNLGGLGGTDEATVWFEYSATGTDGVTKSEPIERTAAGDLAVRVTDLEPDTEYMYRIVRKTTAGDADNGTLESFATPSELAVETGSAADVTESGATLTGEVTDFGDSDAVTTRFEYRSIDADQWQTTEPVDPDSTARVETTVGGLEPGTGYEFRLVGETERGESDVGATQAFETAVDPVVETGSATAVGEELATVGMTLSDLGGADDATVAVEYRAVDGGTWTEAAAETLTEPGTLETTLSGLEPDTTYEYRAVAYAADETETGAVETLTTERTDHDPTVEVLSGSEDSSPNPHAELFVDWRVADTDSDLSSVTVTIENSDGQAISGSDERVAGTSASGSLDESVKHGAGDTYTVILEVEDGTGNVVTEQVEIDA; the protein is encoded by the coding sequence ATGGGGGATACAATCGACATTTCTCTCGGATCGAATCGAACATGGGTGGTCTTCGTCGCGCTCGTCGCGGCGAGTACCGCGCTCGCAGCACCTGCGGCGGCCGCCGCGACCGGTGCCGATACGAGCACCGCGACCGACGGGGACGACGGCGGACCAACGGTTCGCACGTCGTGGTATGACGTCGTCAACGAGACGACTATCGTGGCCGCCGCGAACCTCACCGATCTCGGCAACGCGTCCGAGGCGAGCGTCCGACTCGAGTACCGCGAGAACGGGACGGATGGCTCGTGGACGGCCACGGAGCCGCGGACTGTAAACACCTCGGACGAGTTCGTCTCCGACCTGACTGGCCTCGAGCCGTCGACCGAGTACGAGTATCGCGCCGTCGCGGAGACGGCCGCCGGGACCGACCGCGGCGAGTCCCGACTCTTCGAGACGTCGTACGACCGGCCCGAGGTGACGACCGGTGATGCGGTCGAAGTGAGCGCTGACGGGGCGACGCTCTCGGCCACCGTGACCGACCTTGGCGACGGAGACGATGTCGAGGTGTGGTTCTCGTACAACCCGGCCGATTCTGACGCGTGGACGTCCGAGTGGGAGGAGACGGACCCGCAGACAGTCGAATCGATGGGGACCGTGACCCAGACGGTGACCGGCCTCGAGTCGGATACCGAATACGACTTCCGGGCGAACGTTCGCAACGACCGCGGCTACGGATACGGCGGCGGGACTGAGCAGTTCGCAACGACCGCGCCGTTTACTGTCGATACCGGTCCGGCGACGAACGTCTCGGAGACGAACGCGGTCCTGACCGGCAACCTCGGCGGGCTCGGCGGCACCGACGAGGCGACGGTCTGGTTCGAGTACAGCGCGACGGGGACCGACGGCGTGACTAAAAGCGAGCCGATCGAGCGGACCGCGGCCGGCGACCTCGCGGTCCGGGTGACCGACCTCGAGCCGGACACCGAATACATGTACCGCATCGTCAGGAAGACGACGGCTGGCGACGCGGACAACGGAACGCTCGAGTCGTTCGCGACGCCGAGCGAACTCGCTGTCGAGACCGGTTCAGCGGCGGACGTCACCGAGAGCGGAGCGACGCTGACCGGCGAGGTCACCGACTTTGGCGATAGCGACGCGGTGACGACCCGGTTCGAGTACCGATCGATCGATGCCGACCAGTGGCAGACGACCGAGCCGGTCGATCCGGACTCGACCGCACGGGTCGAAACAACCGTCGGCGGCCTCGAGCCGGGAACAGGGTATGAGTTCCGCCTCGTCGGCGAGACGGAACGTGGCGAATCGGACGTCGGTGCGACGCAGGCGTTCGAAACGGCCGTTGATCCCGTCGTCGAGACCGGTTCCGCGACCGCCGTTGGCGAGGAGTTGGCGACTGTTGGCATGACCCTCTCAGATCTTGGCGGTGCGGACGACGCGACCGTCGCCGTCGAGTACCGCGCGGTCGACGGCGGGACGTGGACCGAAGCGGCCGCCGAGACGCTGACCGAGCCCGGCACGCTCGAGACGACGCTGTCAGGCCTCGAGCCGGACACGACCTACGAGTACCGGGCCGTCGCGTATGCCGCCGACGAGACCGAGACGGGTGCGGTGGAGACACTGACCACGGAGCGTACGGACCACGATCCGACCGTCGAGGTCCTCTCCGGCAGCGAAGATAGCTCGCCGAACCCGCACGCAGAACTGTTCGTCGATTGGCGCGTTGCCGACACGGACAGCGACCTCTCGTCGGTGACAGTGACGATCGAGAACAGTGACGGACAGGCCATCAGCGGAAGCGATGAACGGGTCGCCGGGACGAGCGCCAGCGGGTCGCTCGACGAATCCGTGAAACACGGCGCTGGTGACACCTATACTGTGATTCTCGAAGTCGAGGACGGCACCGGCAACGTCGTCACTGAGCAGGTCGAAATCGACGCGTAA
- a CDS encoding TrkA family potassium uptake protein: MRFVIIGAGRVGLRTARVLRDEDHEVTMVERDEPTLRRARDQGFPVVDGDGSREDVLEEAGIRDADAIGALTGDLNVNFTACMIGNHYGCRTVMRIDEAYREGIYRKYADQVDEIIYPERLGAIGAKNALLGGTIRAIADIAPHLQVVELTITDVAPVNGYTISELHLPADATVLAFGKRDQDLEIPTEDLSLEDDDRLVVLADFDVLSEVRQLLVGETAPRAAANAGENSSSAATELLETETDPDSETDSDTGGVN; encoded by the coding sequence ATGCGGTTCGTGATTATCGGGGCTGGACGGGTCGGTCTGCGCACAGCACGCGTCTTGCGTGACGAAGACCACGAGGTGACGATGGTCGAACGCGACGAGCCGACGCTCAGACGCGCCCGCGATCAGGGATTTCCCGTCGTCGATGGCGACGGCTCCCGCGAAGACGTTCTCGAGGAGGCTGGTATCAGGGATGCCGACGCCATCGGTGCGCTGACCGGCGACCTTAACGTCAATTTCACCGCTTGCATGATCGGGAACCACTACGGCTGTCGAACCGTGATGCGGATCGACGAAGCCTATCGCGAGGGGATCTACCGCAAGTACGCGGATCAGGTCGACGAGATCATCTACCCCGAGCGCCTCGGCGCGATCGGCGCGAAAAACGCCCTGCTTGGCGGAACGATCCGCGCCATCGCCGACATCGCCCCCCACCTGCAGGTCGTCGAACTCACGATCACCGACGTGGCCCCCGTCAACGGCTACACGATCAGCGAACTGCACCTCCCCGCCGATGCGACAGTCCTCGCCTTCGGCAAGCGCGACCAGGACCTCGAGATTCCCACCGAAGACCTCTCGCTCGAGGACGATGACCGACTCGTCGTCCTCGCAGACTTCGATGTCCTGAGCGAGGTCCGCCAGCTCCTCGTTGGCGAGACGGCGCCGCGTGCTGCCGCGAACGCGGGCGAGAACTCGAGTTCGGCGGCGACGGAACTACTCGAGACGGAAACGGACCCTGATTCGGAGACTGACTCCGACACTGGAGGTGTTAACTGA
- a CDS encoding O-acetylhomoserine aminocarboxypropyltransferase/cysteine synthase family protein, whose translation MIDDPDDHRFATNSVHAGQEPDPTTGARAPPLYQTTSYQFEDTEHAAALFGLEEAGNIYSRIMNPTNAMLEERIATLEGGVDALATSSGMAAFDLATFILAEVGDNIVSSSSLYGGTYTYLTHTVEKRGIETKFVDTLEYDAYEEAIDDDTAFVHLETIGNPALVTPDIERIADIAHDHDVPLFVDNTFATPYLCRPLEHGADLVWNSTTKWIHGAGSTVGGVLVDGGSFPWEEGNYPEITEPNPAYHGVNFRETFGDMAFSVVARTRGLRDLGNQQAPFDAWVTLQKLESLPLRMEKHCDNAMVVAEYLEDHSNVSWVNYPGLESHETHENATEYLDGGYGGMITFGLEGADGSDTDPSARETSSRTGYDAAETVCNEVDLTSLLANVGDAKTLIIHPASTTHQQLTEEEKLAGGVTDDLVRLSVGIEDVDDVIADLDQAIEKV comes from the coding sequence ATGATCGACGATCCGGACGACCATCGATTCGCCACGAACAGCGTCCACGCCGGCCAGGAGCCCGATCCAACCACGGGAGCCCGCGCGCCGCCGCTGTACCAGACCACCTCCTACCAGTTCGAGGACACCGAGCACGCCGCTGCCCTGTTCGGCCTCGAGGAGGCGGGCAACATCTACTCACGGATCATGAATCCGACGAACGCGATGCTCGAGGAGCGCATCGCGACGCTCGAGGGCGGCGTCGACGCGTTAGCCACCTCGTCGGGAATGGCCGCCTTCGACCTCGCGACGTTCATCCTCGCGGAGGTCGGCGACAACATCGTCTCCTCGTCGTCGCTGTACGGCGGGACATACACCTACCTCACCCACACCGTCGAAAAGCGCGGCATCGAGACGAAGTTCGTCGACACGCTAGAGTACGACGCCTACGAAGAGGCGATCGACGACGACACCGCGTTCGTTCACCTCGAGACGATCGGCAACCCCGCACTCGTCACGCCGGACATCGAACGAATCGCCGATATCGCCCACGATCACGACGTGCCGCTGTTCGTTGACAACACCTTCGCGACGCCGTATCTCTGCCGGCCCCTCGAGCACGGTGCGGACCTGGTCTGGAACTCGACGACCAAGTGGATCCACGGCGCGGGGTCGACTGTCGGCGGAGTCCTCGTCGACGGCGGTTCCTTCCCATGGGAGGAGGGCAACTATCCCGAGATCACCGAGCCGAATCCGGCCTACCACGGCGTGAACTTCCGGGAGACGTTCGGCGACATGGCATTCTCGGTTGTTGCCCGCACGCGCGGGCTTCGCGATCTGGGGAACCAGCAGGCCCCCTTCGACGCCTGGGTTACGCTCCAGAAACTCGAGTCGCTACCCCTGCGCATGGAGAAACACTGTGACAACGCGATGGTCGTCGCAGAGTATCTCGAGGACCACTCGAACGTATCGTGGGTCAACTACCCGGGCCTCGAGAGCCACGAGACCCACGAGAACGCGACGGAGTACCTCGATGGGGGCTACGGCGGCATGATCACCTTCGGGCTCGAGGGCGCTGACGGGTCCGACACGGACCCGTCTGCTCGCGAGACGTCGTCTCGAACTGGCTACGACGCCGCGGAAACGGTCTGTAACGAGGTCGACCTGACGAGCCTGCTGGCCAACGTCGGTGACGCGAAGACGCTGATCATCCATCCCGCGAGCACGACCCACCAGCAGCTCACCGAGGAGGAGAAGCTGGCGGGCGGCGTGACCGACGACCTCGTGCGTCTTTCGGTGGGGATCGAAGATGTCGACGACGTCATCGCAGACCTCGATCAAGCGATCGAGAAGGTGTAA
- a CDS encoding DUF1059 domain-containing protein, translating into MTTDKQSKDSTTGLQVACDTAVSGCVFRMRTEADDKERLLEMTREHVRERHGKDVSLDEIEARHVETVEVDLEEADQ; encoded by the coding sequence ATGACTACCGATAAGCAATCGAAAGACAGCACGACGGGGCTCCAAGTAGCGTGCGATACAGCGGTTTCAGGCTGTGTCTTCCGCATGCGTACCGAGGCGGACGACAAGGAACGACTGCTGGAGATGACCCGCGAACACGTGAGAGAACGGCACGGAAAAGACGTCAGTCTCGACGAGATCGAAGCCCGTCACGTGGAAACGGTCGAGGTCGACCTCGAGGAAGCAGACCAATGA
- a CDS encoding DNA double-strand break repair nuclease NurA — translation MTLDPVHFDGIARLARRIDHGTDERDRRAFAETVWEQFLDPLVYDGRTVLEPVDEQARRVVDCEAVALRDREFPTKHGLDAGTINPTTFKNGLVIDIAQAAMSATPSDLDLHRSRTTVMTVHSNDETMMVDETWGKFDEGYSQSRAVKIPPLPRFAEGVVHALALYLAESKHARDHADTVSNLLVLDGPLYPRGLLRWADQHPDLADFLLEDPRPTTVLENYVRLVEDFVERDVPLVGFVKNPATRVLTRTLKSKRDIDVSVPWSDDSALFTRLLERGEYVDDIDGERWERDTSSLTYTNWFRSRGGVDQPLSAEGNALGVERRLEREAYEVTFFVIYDPRDDLLYRIEAPYAFTKDPEIRERLAMQLLQDVAVAHGPPTIVAKADELARISNSEKASLRETLEERFDAAQDRTYDDHRWDEQPY, via the coding sequence ATGACGCTCGACCCGGTCCATTTCGACGGTATCGCACGGCTCGCGAGGCGGATCGACCACGGGACCGACGAGCGAGACCGTCGCGCGTTCGCCGAAACCGTCTGGGAACAGTTTCTCGACCCGCTGGTGTATGACGGGCGGACAGTCCTCGAGCCGGTCGACGAGCAGGCGCGACGGGTTGTCGACTGCGAGGCAGTCGCTCTGCGCGACCGCGAGTTCCCGACCAAACACGGCCTCGACGCGGGGACGATCAATCCGACGACGTTCAAAAACGGGCTGGTCATCGACATCGCGCAGGCGGCCATGAGCGCGACTCCGAGCGACCTCGACCTCCACCGGTCGCGGACGACCGTGATGACGGTCCACTCGAACGACGAGACGATGATGGTCGATGAAACCTGGGGCAAATTCGACGAGGGCTACAGCCAGAGCCGGGCAGTCAAGATCCCGCCGCTGCCGCGGTTTGCCGAGGGCGTTGTCCACGCGCTCGCGCTCTATCTGGCCGAGAGCAAACACGCCCGCGACCACGCCGACACAGTTTCGAATCTGCTCGTCCTCGACGGCCCGCTCTATCCGCGGGGCCTGCTGCGCTGGGCCGACCAGCATCCCGATCTCGCGGACTTCCTGCTCGAGGACCCCCGTCCCACGACGGTGCTGGAGAACTACGTCCGGCTGGTCGAGGATTTCGTCGAACGGGACGTCCCTCTCGTCGGGTTCGTCAAAAACCCCGCAACGCGCGTGCTCACTCGGACGCTGAAATCGAAACGGGATATCGACGTCAGCGTGCCATGGAGCGACGATTCGGCGCTGTTCACCCGCCTACTCGAGCGCGGCGAGTACGTCGACGATATCGACGGCGAGCGCTGGGAACGGGACACGTCGTCGCTGACCTACACGAACTGGTTCCGATCACGGGGCGGCGTCGATCAACCGTTGTCGGCTGAGGGCAACGCACTCGGCGTTGAGCGTCGCCTCGAGCGCGAAGCCTACGAGGTCACCTTTTTCGTGATCTACGATCCCCGTGACGACCTGCTGTACCGGATCGAGGCCCCCTACGCATTCACGAAGGATCCCGAAATCCGAGAGCGGCTCGCGATGCAACTCCTCCAAGACGTCGCCGTCGCTCACGGCCCGCCGACGATCGTCGCGAAAGCCGACGAACTCGCCCGGATCAGCAATTCGGAGAAGGCGTCGCTCCGCGAGACGCTCGAGGAGCGGTTCGACGCGGCCCAGGATCGGACCTATGACGACCATCGGTGGGACGAACAGCCCTATTGA
- a CDS encoding Lrp/AsnC ligand binding domain-containing protein, with the protein MVTAFIMIKANTGEADRLRDNIESIDGVQSAHIVAGDVDLIAKAVVETPAEVKEIAATHIQTIAGIEDTQTYIAMD; encoded by the coding sequence ATGGTTACAGCGTTCATCATGATCAAGGCGAATACGGGCGAGGCGGATCGACTCAGAGACAACATCGAATCCATCGACGGCGTCCAGTCGGCCCACATCGTTGCCGGTGACGTCGATCTCATCGCGAAAGCGGTGGTCGAGACGCCCGCCGAAGTCAAGGAGATCGCGGCTACCCATATCCAGACTATTGCGGGCATCGAGGATACGCAGACGTACATCGCGATGGACTAG
- the tmk gene encoding dTMP kinase, which produces MLVTLEGLDGSGKTTIWESLQDRYPDTVFTREPTDDSWYGDAVYRSIEDDDADPLAELFLYTADHADHLSRVIEPALERGDLVISDRYSDSRFAYQGATLAAADSHNLDDPLEYVVDIHRPFSIEPDLTIYLDLDPETAATRAGTTNKFERAEYLESVRTNYERLIERDPDRFVRVDATQSPDAVLEAVTDALAAAVAESR; this is translated from the coding sequence ATGCTGGTCACGCTCGAGGGACTGGACGGCAGCGGCAAGACGACGATCTGGGAGTCCCTACAGGACCGGTACCCCGACACCGTGTTCACGCGCGAGCCGACGGACGACTCTTGGTACGGCGACGCCGTCTACCGCTCGATCGAGGACGACGACGCCGACCCGCTGGCAGAACTGTTCCTCTACACGGCCGACCACGCCGACCACCTCTCGCGGGTGATCGAACCCGCCCTCGAGCGCGGCGATCTCGTCATTTCCGATCGGTACTCGGACTCTCGCTTTGCATACCAGGGCGCGACGCTTGCGGCGGCCGACAGTCACAATCTCGACGACCCGCTCGAGTATGTCGTCGACATTCACCGGCCGTTTTCGATCGAACCGGATCTGACGATCTACCTCGATCTCGATCCCGAGACCGCCGCGACCCGCGCGGGAACAACGAACAAGTTCGAGCGAGCCGAGTACCTCGAGTCGGTCCGCACGAACTACGAGCGATTGATCGAACGCGACCCCGACCGCTTCGTCCGCGTCGACGCGACGCAGTCGCCGGATGCGGTGCTCGAAGCGGTGACGGACGCGCTTGCCGCGGCAGTGGCAGAGTCCAGATAG
- the gpmI gene encoding 2,3-bisphosphoglycerate-independent phosphoglycerate mutase: MEAALIVLDGWGLGDGGRDAVQAAETPVFDRLAESGSYGRLEVAGRRVGLPDGQMGNSEVGHLNIGAGRVVYQEYTRISDSIADGSFRENDAINTAFDRATENDGRVHFVGLVSDGGVHSDQEHLHALIELAADRDVEAVTHAITDGRDTSPTGGRDYLGRLEEVVADHGTGDVATVSGRYYAMDRDQNWVRTKRAYDAITNREAEWTADSAVDAVENSYDRDVTDEFVEPTLIRDQPALEDGDSVVWFNFRSDRARQLTRMLADIRPEDWADEFETSPPDAEVVMLTQYDETFDLPVAYPPNQPEQVLGEVLADAGRTQLRIAESEKYAHVTYFLNGGREVEFDGEIRKIVESPDVPTYDLQPEMSAPEVTDTAIETIEGEARAERAPRESERGGTTREQSDDPDVLVLNYANPDMVGHTGDYEAAIEAVEAVDAQLGRLVEALENAGAHVLITADHGNADDMGTEEDPHTAHTYNEVPLIYLGPTGTSGGRTVREGGTLADIAPTILEVIDLDQPPEMTGESLLE; the protein is encoded by the coding sequence ATGGAAGCTGCGCTGATCGTCCTCGACGGCTGGGGACTCGGTGACGGCGGCAGAGATGCGGTCCAGGCGGCCGAAACGCCGGTCTTCGATCGACTCGCGGAATCGGGTTCGTACGGACGGCTCGAGGTCGCGGGCCGGCGCGTTGGCCTGCCGGACGGACAGATGGGCAACAGCGAGGTCGGCCACCTCAACATCGGTGCCGGCCGGGTCGTCTATCAGGAGTACACGCGGATTTCGGACTCGATCGCGGACGGCTCCTTCCGGGAGAATGACGCGATCAACACGGCCTTCGACCGGGCCACCGAGAACGACGGCCGCGTCCACTTCGTCGGCCTCGTCAGCGACGGCGGGGTACACTCGGATCAGGAGCACCTGCACGCGCTGATCGAACTGGCCGCCGACCGCGACGTCGAGGCCGTCACCCACGCGATCACCGACGGCCGCGATACGTCCCCGACCGGCGGACGGGACTACCTCGGCCGGCTCGAGGAGGTCGTCGCCGACCACGGAACCGGCGACGTGGCGACGGTCTCGGGCCGGTACTACGCGATGGACCGCGACCAGAACTGGGTGCGGACAAAGCGGGCCTACGACGCCATTACGAACCGCGAGGCCGAGTGGACCGCCGACTCGGCCGTCGACGCCGTCGAGAACTCCTACGACCGTGACGTGACCGACGAGTTCGTCGAGCCGACCCTGATTCGGGACCAGCCGGCGCTCGAGGACGGCGATTCGGTCGTCTGGTTCAACTTCCGCTCCGACCGCGCCCGGCAGTTGACCCGGATGCTCGCCGACATTCGGCCTGAGGACTGGGCCGACGAGTTCGAGACCAGCCCACCGGACGCCGAAGTCGTGATGCTGACCCAGTACGACGAGACGTTCGATCTCCCCGTCGCCTACCCGCCGAACCAGCCCGAACAGGTGCTCGGCGAGGTGCTGGCCGACGCGGGACGAACGCAGCTCCGGATCGCCGAGTCCGAGAAGTACGCCCACGTCACCTACTTCCTGAACGGCGGCCGCGAGGTCGAGTTCGACGGCGAGATCCGAAAGATCGTCGAGAGTCCCGACGTGCCGACCTACGACCTGCAACCCGAGATGAGCGCGCCAGAGGTGACCGATACGGCTATCGAGACGATCGAGGGCGAGGCCCGAGCGGAGCGAGCGCCTCGAGAAAGCGAGCGGGGAGGGACGACCCGCGAGCAGAGCGACGATCCCGACGTGCTCGTGCTCAACTACGCCAACCCGGATATGGTCGGTCACACCGGCGATTACGAGGCCGCGATCGAGGCCGTCGAAGCCGTCGATGCGCAACTCGGCCGGCTCGTCGAGGCACTCGAGAACGCTGGTGCGCACGTCCTCATCACCGCAGACCACGGCAACGCCGACGACATGGGGACTGAGGAGGACCCCCACACCGCGCACACGTACAACGAAGTCCCGCTGATCTATCTAGGCCCTACCGGGACTAGCGGCGGCCGGACGGTCCGCGAGGGCGGCACACTCGCAGATATCGCACCGACGATTCTCGAGGTAATTGACCTCGATCAGCCTCCTGAGATGACCGGCGAATCGCTGCTCGAGTAA
- a CDS encoding Lrp/AsnC ligand binding domain-containing protein, giving the protein MVHAFIMVKTAAGKSEGLLAEINGLDSVTDAHIVAGNYDIIAEVDAPEVYDILQTVSSSIQGLGGITDTKTYIAMG; this is encoded by the coding sequence ATGGTTCACGCGTTCATCATGGTGAAGACGGCCGCCGGAAAGTCCGAGGGGCTGCTCGCGGAGATCAACGGCCTTGACTCGGTCACCGACGCACACATCGTCGCGGGCAACTACGACATCATCGCGGAGGTCGACGCGCCGGAGGTCTACGACATCCTCCAGACCGTTTCCTCGAGTATTCAAGGACTGGGGGGTATCACCGACACGAAGACGTACATTGCAATGGGGTGA
- a CDS encoding MarR family transcriptional regulator codes for MISSVTNSPLDDIEFLARSEHRVTALDALVRRPQSRDDLREMTGVSKSTIRRTLREFEARHWISRNGHRYEATQLGTFVASGMRELISRFETEQKLRDVWQWLPNEASGFSIEMGTDAVVTVARSDDPYRPVNRFASLLRETDRFRFVGFDLALLEPCKDELARRISNGMDTEIIDPPSVAKHILSTYPEHCSGPRESGHLTVRLHDDLPPYGVAILDHRIGISGHSPESGTVRVLIDTDTPEAREWAESMYESFRRESRPLTPELIVE; via the coding sequence ATGATATCTAGCGTCACAAATTCGCCGCTCGACGACATCGAGTTCCTTGCACGGTCGGAACACCGCGTGACAGCGCTCGACGCACTGGTCAGACGACCACAGAGCCGGGACGACCTCCGGGAAATGACTGGCGTTTCGAAGTCCACGATCCGACGGACGCTCCGCGAGTTCGAAGCTCGACACTGGATCAGTAGGAACGGGCACCGGTACGAGGCGACACAGCTGGGTACGTTCGTCGCGTCAGGAATGCGGGAACTGATCAGCCGGTTCGAAACTGAGCAGAAACTCCGCGATGTCTGGCAGTGGCTCCCGAACGAGGCGAGCGGTTTCTCGATCGAGATGGGGACCGACGCGGTCGTGACGGTCGCCCGATCCGACGATCCGTACCGTCCAGTGAACCGATTCGCATCACTGCTCCGAGAGACAGACCGGTTTCGGTTCGTCGGATTCGACCTAGCCTTACTCGAGCCATGTAAGGACGAACTCGCGCGACGGATCAGTAACGGGATGGACACGGAAATCATCGATCCACCGTCCGTTGCCAAGCACATCCTCTCGACCTACCCGGAGCACTGTTCCGGACCTCGTGAAAGCGGTCATCTCACGGTCCGACTCCACGACGACTTGCCGCCGTACGGGGTCGCTATTCTCGATCATCGAATCGGGATCAGTGGGCACAGTCCCGAGAGCGGGACAGTTCGGGTATTAATCGATACCGACACACCGGAGGCACGTGAATGGGCGGAATCGATGTACGAGTCCTTCAGACGCGAATCTCGACCACTCACTCCCGAACTGATCGTCGAATGA
- a CDS encoding DUF5813 family protein encodes MTDLPDPVASELESHDAFDRTDDGYGLTTTVFETTITADDADGKRDGRFHVTVTLPTLDAAVADEVVATPVEDGWFETLERRLQDVFTVAHTSTHDEPVIERDADEVRVRLEYTAWDAGEGADDAKALVEFVEGTFAQGIIPGYEYQGEAATLLENAQGRGQEAADGDGNSGGMPL; translated from the coding sequence ATGACAGATCTTCCAGACCCCGTCGCCAGCGAACTCGAGTCCCACGATGCGTTCGATCGGACCGACGACGGCTACGGCCTCACGACGACCGTCTTCGAAACGACGATCACGGCCGATGACGCCGACGGGAAACGCGACGGCCGGTTTCACGTGACCGTTACCCTTCCGACGCTCGACGCAGCCGTCGCCGACGAAGTCGTCGCGACCCCAGTCGAGGACGGCTGGTTCGAGACCCTCGAGCGACGCCTCCAGGACGTTTTCACCGTCGCCCACACGAGCACCCACGACGAGCCGGTCATCGAACGCGACGCCGACGAAGTTCGAGTCCGCCTCGAGTACACTGCCTGGGACGCCGGCGAGGGTGCCGACGACGCCAAAGCGCTGGTCGAGTTCGTCGAGGGCACCTTCGCACAGGGGATCATCCCCGGCTACGAGTACCAGGGTGAGGCGGCGACGCTGCTCGAGAACGCCCAGGGCAGGGGCCAAGAGGCTGCAGACGGTGACGGAAACAGTGGCGGCATGCCGCTGTAA